In Lolium rigidum isolate FL_2022 chromosome 3, APGP_CSIRO_Lrig_0.1, whole genome shotgun sequence, the genomic window CTCATAAGGGATCCGTTCATAGCCTTGTACGctgattgcaaatattgaaggatggatatttccaggcattagggggagatttcaAGTACCAAACTAGAATGCCAGGAAATCATTTGGAACTCcacgttcctcctcatgtccacgTACTCAAGAATATAGACTATACGTCTAGgattcacaaatttgcaacaGTTCGCAAATAACCTGCCATATTCATTTACTGAACTCAAAGGTGTTATATAATCCTTTAATCCGGCTAGAAATGcgcccgaaagagtggaggtaccaatAAAAACCACTCAACTCCCTATCTCTGAAAAGAGGAGGAGTAGTACGGCCTCTAACCAGGATCAAGCTTCCTACAAGCAACAAGGTAAAACGAGGAGAAATCCTCTGAATCGGTAAATGCATATCAACCAAGCGTTGACTAACACCTTATGGGTAGTATACACCCAGTGGAAGGGAAACCTCCACAACCCAGCTTCAGCTTGCACACACTGGCTGGGACATCGGAACACTCTGACTCAcgcgtattgggaaatcacgTAGAGTCGTCATGGGTGCTTGAGATTTCCTCCAACTATGTCGATTCTGGAGAATCATATGATTAAAGCCTACAAATGTTGACAATATTTCTCTTGTATGATTGCAAACATCCTTCATAATGATTCAGATCCAAAGACCATGGCCATGGCAGAGTGTAAACCACTTGCTTGGACTGAAACAATCGAAGGATGCAATCCAAGCAGAATTAGCCTCGCTCCTCTAAATGAATTCCCTATGCGGTTCAATATATTCTCTTCCAGCAACGGAATGAGATAACAAGGTGGTGAGAAAGCAAGGCTTGTAGCACAAGGTCGGATTTACGCAGAGATCCGAGACCTAATCTCCAGATGCGAGTGAAATCCTATTTCCGATACATTATATCATTGGCAGTACAAAATCATCTATCTATGCAGCTGATAGATGTAGTGACTACATATCCACGTGGATCACTTGATTTGGACATGTATGGTTCCCGATGGAATCTCAATCTGAATCAAAATGCAAATGCAATATGTATTGTGTAATTAATAAGTCACAACATGACTTATTGTTGTCGGTATATTTTGGTACAACCGATGTAGTAAGTTCCTTATACACAAGGATTACTCCTACAATGATGATTACCCATTTGTGTTTGTCATACACAAGGATTACTCTTGAAATGACGAAGCGTGTGATCATCTAAAAGAcggaatttgagatgaaggatttggtGAAACCCAAACAAGTGCTTGACATTACAAGTCGAGCTACTTCACTCAAGTATTATGGTACACCAAGTTGCCTATATTATAAATATTGGAGAAACTTAAAAATGGACAAGTCATATCCATCTCCCATGCCGGTTGttcgatctctagacgtagagaaagattCACTCAAACCACGGGATGATGTAGAACGGATGTTGGGACTTGAAGTTCCATAACTCAGTGCCATTGGACCCACCAACACAATTGGTTGGGAATTAAGAATATCTTTCGATATCTCCAAGGCACCACACATTACTTGACATATTCTTGTAATTTCAGAGCAATCTGAACTCCAATATCATCAGGATCACTGATGTTGGCTACTTGAATGATCCCCACAAtgtgtatcaacatggtagaattgTCACTCCGTAGATCTCTTCGGACTCTTGTGACAACACCTACCAACATTCTGAAATACAAAGCCACGTCAACACGTGTAACTTTAagaaatgataaaccacatacataagtcatgtggtattggttctcttgaatcatcaaccattatctacacagataatgtcgcttgtgttgcatggatgtAAACATGATAGATCAAGAGCAATATCATAAAGCATATTGCCCCTAAATATTTTATCTCCTTGAACTCCGGAAGAGTTGGGGAATAAATATCTTGCAAGTCAAATAATGCGATAATCTCGTTGGTTTGTTCACGAAGTCTCTACCAACTTCAGTATTCCATAAGTATTTTATGGAATTGGTATGTGACGGCTTCCAAATTTGCAAGAATCAGGGGGGAGTATCTTCCTGAATCAATCATGTTCAAAACATCATATTACACtctttttccctttatgagtttactatacaggttctcatcaaggtttttaatgaggtaatatcaacacaagatgatatgtcatattttctgttttccccaccggggtttttttaggaaagtatatacgacatatattgttctctaaactctatgggtttttccccttttacaaggtttttctcatattgagttaacaaagagacaataccaattatatgctgtgtcattttctccttattttcccactgggtttttgAAGGAGTTTTAACGAAGATATCCAAGCATTATATGTTGcaccattttctccttatttttcccactgggtttttaAGGAGTTTTAGCAACATATCATACACATTactctcctcatatttttcccacagggtttttagAGGAGATGATTCCAAAGATGATTCTAGAGATTACCAAGCACAAGGACAAGGAATgattagggggagtgttaggatttaattaagtAGATTAATTAAAGGGATAATCCTCCCTCATGTAATTCTATGTGTCGGTTGGTTTGTCAACAGACACAACTCTTCCTCACACCTCTTCGAACGGACGTGACCCATATTCGCGTCCCTTCCCCTTGTATATAAGTTGTGAATCATCAATGGAAAAGATTAGTTGAATCATTTGTTGTCTCTCTCCTTTGCCTCTCAACTTTACTTCTAACAGAAAGCACATGATGCGTTCTCCTTTCTAAGGTTAGCCGCCGAAGGAACCACAAACAAGGCGAACCAGCGACGGTTCGTTAATTAGCCGCACACGACCTAAAATCAGCAGAGGTGTATGTACAGCGACACTTCGCTGATTTGGGAATCGGTGCCTACCTACCCCTCCTCGCAGCCCTCCGCCAGATTCCCAAATAGGCTACTGACGTGTGGGTCCCAGGATGCGCACCCGCACCAACACCAGGTGGTCCTTTGTGGTCCAGCTGGGTCATTTCCCTtctcagaaaaaaaaaaccctgACGGCTGACGTGTCCCATGCCGTTCTTGTCTCGCCCATTCCATATAACCTGCGCCGCTCCTTTTCGGATCTCCCGCACACAAGTGAGCAAAAAAGGGCAACACGGGACGGGACCCGCTTCTCCGCCGCTCCTCCTAAATTTCCCGAATGGCCTCAtccccttccccgccgccgccgccgccggccgacgaGCCACGCAGCAGGCCGCCGATCCCGCCGTACGTGAAGGCGGCGGCGGGGTCGCTGGGGGGCGTGATGGAGGCGTGCTGCCTGCAGCCCATCGACGTCGTCAAGACCCGCCTCCAGCTCGACCGCGCGGGCGCCTACCGCGGCATCGCGCACTGCGGCGCCACCGTCGCGCGCGCCGAGGGCGTGCCGGCGCTCTGGAAGGGCCTCACGCCCTTCGCCACGCACCTCACGCTCAAGTACGCGCTCCGGCTCGGCTCAAACGCCATGCTGCAGTCCGCCTTCAAGGACCCCGTCACGGGCAAGGTCTCCGCGCAGGGCAGGCTCGCGTCCGGGTTCGGCGCCGGGGTACTCGAGGCGCTCGTCATCGTCACCCCCTTCGAGGTTCGTCAGATTGCATCCCCTCTCTGCTCCTGTTTACTACTTGTTTCCTTCATACCATTTCCGTGACGAGGCCTCTTCTTCTGCGAGTTACCAGATCGTTTGTCATTCCTTAGCCTGGCTACAATCCCTACACATTTTGTTAACATAAACTTGCACAGCTCGAGGTGGCTCCTGCCGGGATCTTCGTGTAGTTTTCAGATGTAAAAGTTGCATCGTTAACTGTATACAAAAAAAAAGGTCCCACAGTCATATAATCATGTGTCAGAGTGATGCTAGAAGATGCAAATCCTAGCAATTTGACCTTTGGGATTTTTACAAGATTGTTCATGATTCCTTGAGGCGATGTGTTCGCATTTTTTTAATATAAAGTTGGACAGCTCTAGGTGATACTCGCCGGGATCTTCCTCTAGTTTATACATGTAAAAGTTGCATCGCTAACTGTATACAAAAAGAACGATAAAATAAATTCCCACGGTTATTTAATCATGTGTGCGAGCGGTGCTAGAAGATGCAACTCCTGCCAATTTGACCTTTGGGATTTAAAAAGGACAGCTCTGTAGTACTTTGCTATGTACGTTGCATTCCTCTGTTCCTGGTACTTATTTCCTTCGTACTGCATCTctggtcgcgtcccccaaagcgatttggggcgtgccggacaaaaaaacgttcccagccgcgtcccccaaagccgttttttgtccggcgcggcccgatacggtgtccggcgccccgagcccgtccccgccccacaggggacgcaccggggacgccggacacaccgaaaagcgaggcggggagtggcggggccgacccgtcagcggcacattaaattttaacctaaccgtcgcctacctcgcgacggaagttattggcgcgcagcgacggtgcagttcccgcagttcccgcagaggcgcagcgaagcgtctcgtcgtgcctagctctgcgtgccggcgttaatgagcgccaccgctccctccggcctataaaaagggccgcctctcatcgtccctctcacacacaaaccctagcgcctctctccccaaccctagccgccaccatctcaacaagagtcgacgccatggctggtagaggcggaggccgagctcgcggccgtggtcgtggccgcggccgcggcagagctacatgctcgtcgtcgcctgcgacgccgtcgtcgtcctcatcgtcggacatgcaggacgaggaggggccggtgctcttcgagttcatcgtcgtcctcaagggcgacccgcacggcatccagaggctgccggactccttcgccgactacgtcgccggcgacgagcgcccGCGCTCGCTGCATCTGAGGGAGGATGACTGCGGatgctaccggtggatcgtcgacgtgatctacgacgcgcgcggcaagatgtacctccacatcggctgggagaagttcgcgcgctaccaccgcctcgaagtcGGCTTCGTCCTCCTGTTCTCCGagatgttcgacgagacgcgctaccgccggaactaccacggcgacaacgccgacgaggacgacgactaatgaagagtgttgtttcttcgcagcgaattcgtgcacggaggtttctggttgttcttcctcggaagaaccaacaggataccgtcaccagctggatttttcagtttgggtgactgggtgtgccctcgagtgttctttcttggcagcgaacacacgaaaccttcgatgcacggcctagttaggtttagtttttttgcaatattttatatttgtgtcaaccatggttcaaactatgtattagtttgtggaaaactatgttccaaattatgtcttcgtgttcccaattatgtattagtttctgGAATAttacttctctttattgaaataaaaatgcaaaaaaacaaaaaaaaagagtatttcaatgtttggggcggcgttgggggacgcggctggggagcgacgtcccccaaacgccgcacgaacaaaacacgtctcccaaacgctctatccggcgccgtttgggacgctttagaggacgcgactggagatgctctaatccctACGAGTTAACCACTTACCAGATCGTTCATCATTCCTCGGCTTGACTGCCACAtgttcacatttttctaatataaTTTGCACAGCTCTAGGTGATTCTTGCCGGGATCTTCGTTTAGTTAACAGATGTGAAGTTGCGTCGTTACTGTATTAGAAAAAGAACGAAAAACGAAAGGCCCAGCAGTTATTTAATCATGTATGTTAGTGATGCTAGATAGAAGTGCTGGCAATTTGGCTTTTAGGATTCAAACAAAGCCCTGCAAGTTTGCTTTCTGCGAATTACTAGATCGTTCGTCATTACTTGGCCTGGTTACAATCCCTTCACTTTTTTTAACATAACTTGCATGGCTCGAGGTTGCTCCTGCCGGTATCTTCCTGTAGTTTACAGATGTAAAGTTCCATCGTTACTGCATTAAAAAATCACGACAGGTCTAATCATGCATGTGAGTGATGCTAGATAGAAGTGCTGGCAATCTGGCTTTTGGGATTCAAACAAAGTCCTGCCACTTTGCCTTTTGGGATTTAAAAAGGGCAGCATGAACTTTGCAGTCAAATTGTAGTTTGCTGGTACCATTTCAAGCAAGTGATCAATCATTTGGCTGCCCTGCATGCCCATTAGAATAACTGTCAAATGCATTTGACTGAAAAATTATAACCAATCACCTGCTCCTTTTTTTTAATATCTGTTGGCATTTGCCTACCTTACTACTAGAAATCTGTCAATTGCGTCTACCTAGAATGCTGGGAAGTCTGCTTGATACCTAGCCTCAGCTGTTAGATGGAAAATGCCAACATCTTGCAGTAGTGTATTTCTTAGGTCTTGGTAGCAATCATATTATCAGTAAAGACTAGAGAAACAGGGTGATAAAGTACTAGGATCAAAATTCATACAGTATATGAATATGGGACAGAGTGTATAGTTTGCAGTTTTTTTTGGGTATTGTAAACAGGGAAGTCTGCTTTATCCCTAGCCTCAGCTGTTAGATGGAAAATGCCAACATCGTGCAGTGGTGTATTTCTCAGGATCGTGCAGTGGTGTATTTCTCAGGATCGTGCAGTGGTGTATTTGGTAACATCGTATTATCAAAGACTAGAGAACCAGAATGATGAAGTACTAGCGTCAAAATTCATACTGACTAATAATGGGGCAGAGTGTAAACAAGGAAGTGGAGCTTGGTCATGTAATACTGTTTAACATCAGTAGTGCACTGTGAATATTGGTTTGGAGGTTCCTCTGCTGTTTACTTGCAGCTTGTTTGCCCAGCCATACTGCTTGGAAGGATTGAGGAAATACCATTAATTACTGCAGTAGAAGCTGCTTGAAGTTACAAAACTATAGGTAGACGCCAAgactgaaatggaatgttggaccaAAATACACCATGATTTAGTTAATAGTACATCATTGACTCCAAGTGTGGTGTTCTGTAATTGAGTCGTCAGTGCACGCGGAACACCGTGTCACATCAAGACAACCAAAGCATTGCTCGTTATCACAAATTCCATGCAGGAAAGGAGAAATTATATAAATTTTGACTTCTGTTGATGTACCTTGTCATATTTATAGGGGAAGCTGAAATGCACATTCTGCCACTATAACTATGTTCTTTTCTCAAACATAACGATGTTTTATTTCAAGCTTGTTTTTGTAGGGAATTGTTGTAATGTTCTTTTATGGTGGATGTAGGTGGTAAAGATCAGATTACAGCAGCAAAAAGGACTAAGCACAGACCTGCTGAAATACAAAGGTCCCATACACTGTGCAAAGACAATTGTTCGT contains:
- the LOC124697996 gene encoding mitochondrial succinate-fumarate transporter 1; protein product: MASSPSPPPPPPADEPRSRPPIPPYVKAAAGSLGGVMEACCLQPIDVVKTRLQLDRAGAYRGIAHCGATVARAEGVPALWKGLTPFATHLTLKYALRLGSNAMLQSAFKDPVTGKVSAQGRLASGFGAGVLEALVIVTPFEVVKIRLQQQKGLSTDLLKYKGPIHCAKTIVREEGIFGLWSGASPTVMRNGTNQAAMFTAKNMFDIVLWKKHEGDGKVLLPWQSMVSGFLAGTAGPVCTGPFDVVKTRLMAQGRTGDIKYKGMFHAIRTIHSEEGLRALWRGLLPRLMRIPPGQAIMWTVADQVMGFYERTYVQSVSV